One genomic window of Ruminococcus gauvreauii includes the following:
- a CDS encoding LytR/AlgR family response regulator transcription factor: MIRVMLCDDDPFILKLAGQQIEEEIAEKKLAARIVCVAGESLELLRYIQKNPGEYLVFLDLDFGAGRLNGMDVARKIRELSQASKIVFVTNHQEMAMQVLQSGVEPFGFLEKTTDMRNLKEGFGRYIRMASAVWDETGETEDKDLLDLTIGLDETVTVRKSCILYVETEKAVSHGVTYHTMDGSAVTVRDTIEHVLGMLGEHFLKVHRSVIVNRRYMVGMQQGMVKLANGELIPCSVRMRSEVKRWLE, encoded by the coding sequence ATGATTCGGGTGATGCTGTGCGATGACGATCCGTTCATTCTGAAGCTGGCGGGACAGCAGATCGAAGAGGAAATCGCAGAGAAAAAGCTGGCTGCACGGATTGTCTGTGTGGCAGGGGAGAGCCTGGAACTTCTTCGCTATATACAGAAGAATCCGGGAGAGTATCTGGTGTTTCTGGATCTGGACTTTGGCGCAGGCAGGTTAAATGGCATGGATGTTGCACGTAAAATCCGCGAACTGAGCCAGGCATCCAAAATTGTGTTTGTCACAAATCATCAGGAGATGGCGATGCAGGTCCTGCAAAGTGGGGTGGAGCCCTTCGGATTTCTGGAAAAGACCACAGATATGAGAAATCTGAAAGAGGGGTTCGGCCGATATATCAGGATGGCATCAGCAGTCTGGGATGAGACAGGCGAAACGGAGGATAAAGATCTGCTGGACCTGACGATCGGGCTTGATGAGACGGTCACTGTCAGGAAGAGCTGCATCCTTTATGTGGAGACGGAGAAGGCCGTGTCACATGGGGTGACATATCATACGATGGATGGTTCCGCTGTGACAGTTAGAGATACCATAGAGCACGTGCTGGGAATGCTGGGAGAACATTTCCTGAAAGTCCACCGGTCTGTCATTGTGAACAGGCGGTATATGGTGGGAATGCAGCAGGGGATGGTGAAGCTGGCAAACGGGGAACTTATTCCATGTTCGGTTCGGATGCGAAGCGAGGTGAAACGATGGCTGGAGTGA
- a CDS encoding DUF4317 domain-containing protein gives MNKKETLEIRKQFTPENCTISRICGCYVDGEKNIKLEVKEAFGSIQEEEAFKYFDIFKHTLSGSIGKNLLNMEFPMEQEMPDGTQAFLMKLRNSRLEDEMLVEEFYQKVIDYYTYGTNYYIILIHAAYDIPGKSSDNLEMFDASDSVYEYLLCSICPVNLSKAGLCYNTEKNSIEDRIRDWIVAAPVSGFLFPAFNDRNTDIHSILYYSKNPEELQQDFIDHVLGCTPPLSASGQKETFQNMIADALGDDCHYEVVKNLHENLHEMVEVSKDNPEPLTLSKRDVRCVLEESGVPDEKIQFFEKEFEEVVKPDTPILVSNIAETRKFSIETPDVVIKVNPERMDLVETRVIDGRACLVIPVDDYLEVNGMPVSVEGSSSEEAAAALSD, from the coding sequence ATGAACAAAAAAGAAACTCTCGAAATCCGGAAACAGTTCACACCTGAAAACTGTACCATCTCCCGCATCTGCGGATGCTATGTAGATGGCGAGAAGAATATAAAACTGGAAGTAAAGGAAGCTTTTGGTTCGATCCAGGAGGAAGAAGCTTTTAAATATTTTGACATTTTTAAACATACATTATCCGGCAGCATTGGAAAAAATCTGCTGAATATGGAATTTCCCATGGAACAGGAGATGCCGGACGGAACACAGGCATTTCTCATGAAGCTCAGAAACAGCCGCCTGGAGGATGAGATGCTGGTGGAAGAATTCTATCAGAAGGTCATCGATTACTATACATACGGCACGAACTATTACATTATCCTGATTCACGCCGCCTACGATATCCCCGGGAAATCCTCAGACAACCTGGAAATGTTCGATGCCTCCGACAGTGTCTATGAGTACCTGCTGTGCAGCATCTGCCCGGTCAATCTCTCGAAAGCAGGACTGTGCTATAATACAGAAAAAAACAGCATTGAAGACCGGATCCGCGACTGGATCGTGGCAGCCCCCGTCAGCGGATTCCTCTTTCCTGCCTTCAATGACCGCAATACCGATATCCACAGCATTTTATATTACTCCAAGAATCCGGAAGAGCTGCAGCAGGATTTTATCGATCATGTGCTTGGCTGCACACCGCCTCTTTCCGCCTCTGGTCAGAAAGAAACGTTTCAGAATATGATCGCGGATGCCCTGGGGGACGACTGCCATTATGAGGTGGTAAAAAATCTGCATGAAAACCTGCATGAGATGGTCGAGGTCAGCAAAGACAATCCGGAACCCCTTACCCTGTCCAAGCGCGATGTACGCTGTGTTCTGGAAGAGAGCGGTGTTCCGGATGAGAAGATCCAGTTCTTTGAGAAGGAATTCGAAGAGGTGGTGAAACCGGACACTCCGATTCTGGTATCCAATATCGCGGAGACACGCAAATTCAGCATTGAGACTCCGGATGTGGTCATCAAGGTCAATCCGGAGCGGATGGACCTGGTAGAGACACGCGTCATTGACGGCCGCGCCTGTCTCGTGATCCCTGTGGATGACTATCTGGAAGTCAATGGAATGCCGGTGAGTGTGGAAGGTTCCTCCTCCGAGGAAGCGGCAGCCGCACTCAGCGACTGA
- the aguB gene encoding N-carbamoylputrescine amidase produces the protein MTGTVTAAAVQMRCSRDVKENIEKADGMVREAAAQGAGIILLPELFERQYFCQERRYSYYGYAKPVMENDAVIHFRQTARELGVVIPVSFYEKEGNCLYNTVAVIDADGSVLGVYRKTHIPDDHYYQEKFYFSPGNTGFQVWKTRFGNIGVGICWDQWFPETARCMALMGAELLLYPTAIGSEPILECDSMPHWRRTMQGHAAANIVPVIAANRIGLEEVTPHEENGGQSSSLLFYGSSFITDEVGEITAQASRDREEILVSEIDLKQAADCRLEWGLYRDRRPHCYDTISR, from the coding sequence ATGACGGGAACAGTGACAGCGGCGGCGGTACAGATGCGCTGCAGCCGCGATGTTAAGGAAAATATAGAAAAGGCAGATGGGATGGTGCGTGAAGCAGCCGCACAGGGAGCGGGTATCATTTTGCTGCCAGAGCTGTTCGAACGGCAGTATTTCTGCCAGGAACGGCGGTACAGTTATTACGGGTATGCGAAACCGGTGATGGAAAATGATGCGGTAATTCATTTCCGTCAGACGGCGCGTGAGCTGGGTGTTGTGATCCCAGTCAGCTTTTATGAGAAGGAAGGCAACTGTCTGTACAATACAGTCGCGGTGATTGACGCTGACGGCAGTGTGCTGGGCGTCTACCGCAAGACTCATATTCCGGATGATCATTACTACCAGGAAAAATTCTATTTTTCACCCGGGAATACGGGATTTCAAGTGTGGAAGACCAGGTTTGGCAACATCGGTGTGGGTATCTGCTGGGATCAGTGGTTCCCGGAGACTGCCAGATGTATGGCGCTGATGGGTGCGGAGCTTTTGCTGTACCCGACGGCGATCGGCAGTGAGCCTATCCTGGAATGTGACAGTATGCCCCATTGGCGGCGGACCATGCAGGGTCATGCGGCCGCCAATATCGTGCCGGTGATCGCGGCGAACCGGATCGGACTGGAGGAAGTGACGCCCCACGAGGAAAACGGAGGGCAGAGTTCCTCTCTGCTGTTTTACGGCTCCTCCTTCATCACGGACGAAGTGGGTGAGATCACGGCGCAGGCATCCAGGGATCGGGAGGAAATCCTGGTGTCAGAGATCGATCTGAAACAGGCGGCGGACTGCCGGCTGGAATGGGGACTCTACCGGGACCGCCGGCCGCACTGTTATGATACGATCAGTCGCTGA
- the aguA gene encoding agmatine deiminase, which produces MALDNMKNPRADGFWMPGEFERHQGCMMVWPVRPGSWPYEARAAQKVFAEVADIISRSETVYMLTERAHMDQARSMLNGQVQIIEMETDDAWARDTGPTFVINDGGELRGINWRFNAWGGETDGLYAHWEKDDRVADVFCRELNIDCYDAHPFVLEGGSIHSDGEGTVLVTEACLLSEGRNPDLSRLEIEEQLRVWLGAEKIIWLPHGIWQDETNEHVDNVCAFVRPAEVVLAWTDDERDPQYHYSMSSLEVLEHETDAKGRPFLVHRLPVPEVPVCVTAEDLPGYIYEDGEEERREGERLAASYVNFYIANDSIVVPQFGDAHDQAAVEILERLFPERKVEPVYARDILLGGGNIHCITQQIPDPNRGR; this is translated from the coding sequence GTGGCTTTAGATAACATGAAGAATCCCCGGGCAGACGGCTTTTGGATGCCGGGTGAATTTGAGCGCCATCAGGGCTGCATGATGGTATGGCCGGTGAGACCGGGTTCCTGGCCTTATGAAGCCAGAGCCGCACAGAAGGTATTTGCCGAAGTGGCAGATATTATTTCACGCAGCGAGACCGTCTATATGCTGACGGAAAGAGCCCATATGGACCAGGCGCGCAGTATGCTGAACGGGCAGGTACAGATCATCGAGATGGAGACGGATGACGCTTGGGCCAGAGACACGGGGCCTACCTTTGTGATCAATGACGGAGGAGAATTGCGCGGTATCAACTGGAGATTCAACGCCTGGGGCGGAGAAACCGACGGACTGTACGCTCACTGGGAGAAAGATGACCGGGTGGCGGATGTCTTCTGCAGAGAATTGAATATTGACTGTTATGATGCACACCCGTTTGTACTGGAAGGAGGCTCCATTCACAGCGATGGAGAAGGGACTGTACTGGTCACGGAGGCATGTCTGCTGAGTGAAGGACGCAATCCGGATCTTTCCAGACTGGAAATCGAAGAACAGTTACGAGTATGGCTGGGGGCCGAAAAAATCATATGGCTGCCGCATGGAATCTGGCAGGATGAGACGAACGAACACGTGGACAATGTCTGTGCCTTCGTACGCCCGGCGGAGGTGGTGTTGGCGTGGACAGACGACGAGAGAGACCCGCAGTATCATTATTCTATGAGCAGTCTTGAGGTATTGGAACATGAGACGGATGCAAAAGGCCGTCCGTTTCTTGTACATCGCCTGCCTGTTCCTGAAGTTCCGGTATGTGTGACGGCTGAGGATCTGCCGGGATACATTTACGAGGACGGGGAAGAGGAACGCCGGGAGGGTGAGCGTCTGGCAGCCAGCTATGTGAATTTTTATATCGCCAATGACAGTATTGTTGTCCCGCAGTTTGGTGATGCGCATGATCAGGCGGCGGTGGAGATTCTGGAACGATTATTCCCTGAACGGAAGGTGGAGCCGGTGTATGCCAGGGATATCCTGCTGGGCGGCGGCAATATCCACTGTATCACACAGCAGATTCCGGATCCGAACCGCGGCAGATGA